A single window of Vibrio gazogenes DNA harbors:
- the ispA gene encoding (2E,6E)-farnesyl diphosphate synthase — protein sequence MITTLSTYQTRNNQQLNRWLEQFPHQNQSLIEAMRYGLLLGGKRIRPYLVYITGLMLGCQQEDLDTPASAIECIHAYSLIHDDLPAMDDDALRRGQPTCHIRFNEATAILTGDALQTLAFTILAEGALAEHAEPHRVKMIQALANASGAMGMCMGQALDLEAERRQVTLNELETIHRHKTGALIRCAVRLGALSAGEKGLAILPYLERYADAIGLAFQVQDDILDIVGDTQTLGKPQGSDSKHHKSTYPSLLGLDGAEQKAHSLLDEAIQALASIPYNTDLLEQFAQYVIERKS from the coding sequence ATGATAACCACCCTAAGCACTTATCAAACTCGGAACAACCAGCAGTTAAACCGTTGGCTTGAACAATTTCCGCATCAGAATCAATCTCTGATTGAAGCGATGCGCTACGGGTTATTGTTGGGCGGCAAACGCATTCGTCCCTATCTGGTTTACATCACCGGACTGATGCTGGGATGCCAACAGGAAGACTTGGATACACCCGCATCAGCGATTGAGTGTATTCATGCCTATTCACTGATTCATGACGATTTACCGGCCATGGACGATGATGCATTGCGTCGGGGACAACCGACCTGTCACATCCGTTTTAATGAAGCCACCGCAATTCTGACCGGAGATGCGTTACAAACGCTGGCTTTTACGATTCTTGCTGAGGGGGCGCTGGCAGAGCATGCCGAACCTCACCGCGTCAAAATGATTCAGGCTTTGGCAAATGCGTCCGGTGCGATGGGGATGTGTATGGGGCAAGCCTTAGATCTCGAAGCCGAACGTCGCCAAGTAACGTTGAACGAATTAGAAACCATTCATCGCCATAAAACCGGTGCGTTAATTCGATGTGCCGTACGTCTCGGTGCATTATCAGCCGGTGAAAAAGGGCTGGCGATCCTGCCCTATTTAGAACGTTATGCTGATGCTATCGGCCTTGCATTTCAGGTTCAGGATGACATTCTGGACATTGTCGGTGATACCCAAACTCTGGGGAAACCCCAAGGTTCGGATTCCAAGCATCACAAAAGTACTTATCCCTCACTACTGGGACTCGACGGAGCAGAGCAGAAGGCTCATTCCTTATTGGATGAAGCTATTCAGGCTCTGGCATCTATTCCTTATAATACTGATTTACTTGAACAGTTCGCTCAATATGTAATTGAGCGGAAAAGTTAA
- the xseB gene encoding exodeoxyribonuclease VII small subunit, which yields MASKKPENMSYEATIEELDTLVNQLENGDLPLDDALKTFERGIALARAGQTKLNDAEQRVKILLSDSDEASLSDFVESDEQSEV from the coding sequence ATGGCGAGCAAAAAACCTGAAAATATGTCATATGAGGCCACAATTGAAGAGTTGGATACGTTAGTCAACCAACTTGAAAATGGTGATTTGCCTTTGGATGACGCATTGAAGACCTTTGAACGGGGTATTGCACTGGCCCGAGCTGGTCAAACAAAACTCAACGACGCTGAACAGCGAGTCAAGATCCTGCTCAGTGACAGTGATGAAGCATCCCTAAGTGATTTCGTCGAATCTGATGAACAATCTGAAGTATAA
- the pomA gene encoding flagellar motor protein PomA, producing MDLATLIGLIGGLAFIVMAMVLGGGLMMFLDITSVLIVVGGSTCVVMMKFTFGQFFGAGKIAAKAFMFKADEPEDLIARIVEMADAARKGGFLALEEMEISNSFMQKGIDLLVDGHDADVVRSALQKDISLTEERHEAGTAVFKAYGDVAPAMGMIGTLVGLVAMLSNMDDPKSIGPAMAVALLTTLYGAIMANMVFFPIADKLSLRREQEMLNRRLIMDGVLAIQDGQNPRVIDGYLKNYLNEGKRALDVDNE from the coding sequence GTGGATTTAGCTACACTGATTGGTTTGATAGGTGGTTTAGCCTTTATCGTAATGGCCATGGTTTTGGGTGGTGGTCTGATGATGTTCTTGGACATCACCTCGGTGTTAATCGTTGTGGGTGGTTCAACATGCGTTGTCATGATGAAGTTTACTTTCGGGCAATTTTTTGGCGCAGGAAAAATCGCAGCCAAAGCGTTTATGTTTAAGGCTGATGAACCGGAAGACTTGATTGCCAGAATCGTTGAAATGGCAGATGCGGCCCGGAAAGGCGGATTTCTGGCTTTGGAAGAGATGGAAATCAGTAACAGCTTCATGCAAAAAGGGATTGACCTGTTGGTCGATGGCCATGACGCTGACGTTGTGCGCTCAGCGCTCCAAAAAGATATTTCACTGACAGAAGAGCGCCATGAAGCCGGAACGGCGGTATTTAAAGCCTATGGTGATGTTGCACCTGCGATGGGGATGATCGGGACGTTGGTTGGTTTGGTCGCGATGTTGTCAAACATGGATGACCCGAAATCAATTGGTCCGGCAATGGCGGTGGCATTGTTGACGACGCTTTACGGTGCAATTATGGCAAACATGGTTTTTTTCCCGATTGCGGATAAGTTGTCGTTACGTCGCGAGCAGGAAATGCTAAATCGACGCCTGATTATGGATGGTGTACTGGCGATTCAGGATGGACAAAACCCTCGTGTGATCGATGGCTATTTGAAAAACTACCTCAATGAAGGCAAGCGAGCGTTGGATGTCGACAACGAGTAA
- a CDS encoding flagellar motor protein MotB, with protein MDDEEKKCKCPPPGAPAWLATFSDLMSLLMCFFVLLLSFSEMDVLKFKQIAGSMKFAFGVQNRLEVKDIPKGTSVIAQEFRPGRPEPTPIDVIMQQTIDITQQTLEFQEGDADRAGGTQREEGDLTGGQSPETSTQDNQNDESVDQQQQAQSPSTEEMEIVSENLQKALATEIEQGAVEVENLGQEIVIRIREKGAFPKDSAFLQPKFRPLVRQIAELVKDIPGIVRISGHTDNQPLDSELYRSNWDLSAQRAVSVAQEMEKVPGFNHERMEVRGMADTQPVASNDTARGRALNRRVDISILQGKPTYSDEVPAVPKPTGGSAKP; from the coding sequence ATGGATGATGAAGAGAAGAAATGTAAATGTCCGCCTCCCGGTGCTCCTGCATGGCTGGCGACATTTTCGGACCTGATGTCTCTGCTCATGTGCTTTTTCGTATTGCTTCTTTCTTTCTCCGAAATGGATGTTCTGAAGTTCAAGCAGATTGCGGGGTCGATGAAATTTGCTTTCGGGGTTCAGAACCGACTGGAAGTGAAAGATATTCCCAAAGGTACCAGTGTGATCGCTCAGGAATTTAGACCGGGGCGGCCGGAACCTACGCCCATTGATGTTATCATGCAGCAAACCATTGATATCACGCAGCAAACGCTTGAGTTTCAGGAAGGCGATGCAGATCGTGCTGGCGGGACGCAACGTGAAGAAGGTGACCTGACCGGTGGACAGTCTCCGGAAACATCGACGCAGGATAATCAAAATGATGAGTCGGTTGACCAACAACAGCAAGCTCAATCCCCAAGCACAGAAGAGATGGAAATTGTCTCGGAAAACCTGCAAAAAGCATTAGCAACAGAGATTGAACAAGGCGCTGTTGAGGTTGAAAACCTCGGTCAGGAAATTGTGATTCGAATTCGAGAGAAAGGCGCATTCCCTAAAGACTCCGCATTTTTGCAACCGAAGTTCCGGCCATTGGTGCGGCAAATCGCGGAATTGGTTAAAGATATTCCCGGTATTGTCAGGATTTCCGGTCATACGGATAACCAACCGCTTGACTCTGAATTGTACCGTTCAAACTGGGATCTATCCGCGCAGCGGGCTGTTTCGGTCGCGCAAGAAATGGAAAAAGTCCCCGGTTTTAATCATGAAAGAATGGAAGTCCGTGGTATGGCTGACACTCAACCAGTTGCTTCGAATGATACCGCGAGAGGACGAGCTCTGAATCGACGGGTGGATATCAGTATTCTGCAAGGTAAACCGACTTATAGTGATGAAGTGCCAGCGGTGCCGAAACCGACCGGTGGTAGCGCCAAACCTTAG
- a CDS encoding aldo/keto reductase has translation MVNQVTIAEQGPVFSEIVQGYWRLADWQMTPQERLSFLKQHVELGITTVDHADIYGQYTCESLFGEALALDPSVRQQLQIVTKCDIQLCSDAFPQRQINHYDTGRAHILQSVDNSLQRLGIDEIDVLLIHRPDVLMNADEVADVFAALHQAGKVKHFGVSNFSPSQFALLQSRLDKPLVTNQVEINPLHFDVAHDGTLDQMQMLKTRPMAWSCLGGGAIFSGESAQAQRVRQVLADIGQEVGAQSIDQVIYAWVRRLPALPIPILGSGKIERVKAAVAALEIELSREQWYRVWVASKGHSVP, from the coding sequence ATGGTGAATCAAGTAACCATTGCAGAGCAGGGACCGGTGTTTTCAGAAATTGTTCAGGGATACTGGCGACTGGCGGATTGGCAGATGACCCCTCAGGAGCGGTTATCTTTCTTAAAGCAGCATGTTGAGCTCGGGATCACGACGGTTGATCATGCTGACATTTATGGTCAGTACACGTGTGAAAGTCTGTTTGGTGAAGCTTTGGCATTAGACCCGTCGGTACGGCAGCAACTTCAGATTGTGACCAAGTGTGATATTCAATTATGTAGCGATGCCTTTCCACAGCGGCAAATCAATCATTACGATACCGGTCGCGCTCACATTCTCCAATCCGTCGATAACTCCCTGCAGCGTCTCGGGATTGATGAAATTGATGTGTTGTTGATTCATCGTCCTGATGTATTAATGAATGCCGATGAAGTGGCGGACGTGTTTGCGGCATTACATCAGGCCGGAAAAGTAAAACACTTCGGTGTGTCTAATTTTTCGCCCTCACAGTTTGCTTTGTTACAGTCTCGTCTTGATAAACCCCTGGTGACCAATCAGGTTGAAATCAATCCGCTTCATTTCGATGTGGCTCATGATGGTACCTTAGATCAGATGCAAATGCTCAAGACCCGACCAATGGCTTGGTCATGTTTGGGGGGCGGTGCCATTTTTAGCGGGGAGAGTGCGCAGGCACAGCGTGTCCGTCAGGTTCTTGCCGATATTGGCCAGGAAGTGGGGGCTCAAAGTATTGATCAGGTGATCTATGCTTGGGTCAGACGTTTGCCCGCATTGCCCATTCCAATTCTTGGTTCCGGAAAAATTGAGCGGGTCAAAGCCGCTGTCGCTGCGCTGGAGATCGAGTTAAGTCGTGAGCAGTGGTATCGCGTTTGGGTTGCCTCCAAAGGCCATTCTGTTCCTTAA
- the thiI gene encoding tRNA uracil 4-sulfurtransferase ThiI codes for MKFIVKPHPEIFVKSESVRKRFTKILECNIRNIIQRRTESVAVFNRRDHIEVTSESDQYYAETLEILTHTPGIHHVLEVKQSDFSDLHDIYEQVLAHSRHLIENKTFVVRAKRRGQHDFTSIELERYVGGGLNQAVESARVKLNKPDVVVRVEVSGEKLNQIIARHRGLGGFPLGTQEDVLSLISGGFDSGVSSYLHIKRGSKVHYCFFNLGGPAHEIGVKQVAYYLWNKFGSSAKVRFIAVDFEPVVAEILEKVDDGQMGVVLKRMFMRAAGMIAERFDIQALVTGEALGQVSSQTLTNLRHIDGVTERLILRPLINWDKEDIINLARDIGTEDFAKTMPEYCGVISRRPTVKAVQAKLEAEEAKFDFSILDQVIYNARQMDIRNIAQETEQQAPEVELVDAIQENAVVLDIRSPDEEDEHPLILEGVEVKHLPFYKLATQFGDLDQSKTYLLYCARGVMSRLQALYLKEQGFENVKVYRP; via the coding sequence ATGAAATTTATTGTTAAGCCCCATCCGGAAATTTTTGTTAAAAGTGAATCGGTGCGGAAACGTTTTACCAAAATTCTCGAATGTAATATTCGCAATATTATTCAACGCCGAACGGAATCGGTTGCGGTATTTAACCGTCGTGATCATATTGAAGTCACTTCAGAGAGCGATCAATATTATGCAGAAACACTCGAGATTTTGACGCATACACCGGGCATTCATCATGTGCTGGAAGTGAAGCAGTCTGATTTCAGTGACCTCCATGATATTTATGAGCAAGTGTTAGCGCACAGTCGGCATCTGATTGAAAACAAAACCTTTGTGGTCCGTGCGAAAAGACGCGGTCAGCATGATTTTACCTCGATAGAGCTGGAACGCTACGTTGGTGGTGGCCTGAACCAAGCGGTAGAAAGTGCCCGGGTGAAGCTTAACAAACCTGATGTGGTCGTTCGGGTTGAAGTTTCCGGTGAGAAACTGAACCAAATTATTGCACGTCATCGTGGTTTGGGGGGCTTCCCGCTCGGAACACAAGAAGATGTCTTGAGCCTGATTTCCGGTGGATTCGATTCTGGCGTTTCCAGTTATCTGCATATCAAACGCGGTTCAAAAGTCCATTATTGTTTCTTTAATTTAGGTGGCCCGGCACATGAAATAGGCGTAAAGCAGGTTGCTTATTATTTGTGGAATAAGTTTGGGTCGTCGGCCAAGGTCCGTTTCATTGCCGTTGATTTTGAACCCGTCGTGGCGGAAATTCTGGAAAAAGTCGATGACGGACAGATGGGCGTGGTGCTCAAACGGATGTTCATGCGGGCAGCCGGTATGATCGCTGAGCGGTTTGATATTCAGGCGCTGGTGACTGGTGAAGCGTTAGGGCAGGTTTCGAGTCAGACGCTGACTAATTTACGTCATATTGATGGTGTGACTGAGCGTTTGATTTTACGTCCGCTGATTAACTGGGATAAGGAAGACATTATCAACCTTGCCAGAGATATCGGGACTGAAGACTTTGCCAAAACGATGCCGGAATATTGCGGGGTGATTTCCCGTCGTCCGACGGTCAAAGCGGTTCAGGCAAAACTGGAAGCAGAAGAAGCGAAGTTTGATTTTTCAATTTTAGATCAAGTGATCTACAACGCACGTCAGATGGATATCCGAAATATCGCTCAGGAAACCGAGCAGCAGGCACCGGAAGTTGAATTGGTTGATGCCATTCAGGAAAATGCCGTCGTGTTGGATATTCGTAGTCCGGATGAAGAAGATGAGCATCCGCTGATTCTGGAAGGGGTCGAAGTGAAACATCTACCTTTCTATAAGCTGGCAACTCAGTTCGGTGATTTGGATCAGTCAAAAACCTATTTACTGTACTGCGCGCGCGGCGTCATGAGCCGTTTGCAAGCGTTGTATCTTAAAGAACAGGGGTTTGAGAATGTGAAGGTCTATCGCCCTTAA
- a CDS encoding transcriptional regulator GcvA, whose amino-acid sequence MNKRLPPLNALRVFESAARHLSFTQAAEELYVTQAAVSHQIKSLEEFLGLKLFIRRNRSLLLTEEGQSYFFEIKDIFTAIQESTNKLLSRSEKGTLTISLPPSFAIQWLVPRLADFNQQQPDIDVRIKAVDREEGSLVDDVDVAIYYGKGLWPGLRTDKLYQEFLIPLCSPLLLAQGKPLHSPEDLSHHTLLHDTSRQDWNTFARENHLSGIAVDHGPIFSHSTMVLQAAAHGQGIALGNNVLAQPEIEAGRLVPLFDKVLMTDNAFYLVCHEKQANTGRIATFRNWMLNRARREQEVILDDSYDSESKQSSE is encoded by the coding sequence GTGAACAAAAGGTTGCCACCGTTAAATGCTCTGCGGGTTTTTGAGTCCGCAGCACGTCATTTAAGCTTCACTCAAGCGGCTGAAGAGTTATATGTCACTCAGGCCGCAGTCAGCCATCAAATCAAGTCGTTAGAAGAATTTCTCGGGTTGAAGCTATTTATCCGAAGAAATCGCTCCCTTTTGTTAACAGAAGAGGGACAAAGTTATTTTTTTGAAATTAAAGATATTTTTACAGCGATTCAAGAATCGACGAATAAACTCCTGTCCCGGAGTGAAAAGGGGACATTAACCATCAGTTTGCCCCCGAGTTTTGCCATTCAATGGCTGGTGCCTCGTCTGGCTGACTTTAATCAACAGCAACCGGATATCGATGTTCGGATAAAAGCAGTTGATAGAGAAGAAGGCTCTTTAGTGGATGATGTTGATGTCGCCATTTATTACGGTAAAGGGCTGTGGCCGGGCTTAAGAACAGATAAACTTTATCAGGAGTTTTTGATCCCGCTTTGTTCGCCATTGTTACTGGCGCAGGGGAAACCACTCCATTCACCGGAAGATTTATCTCATCATACGTTGTTACATGATACTTCCCGACAGGACTGGAATACTTTTGCCCGGGAAAATCATTTATCAGGCATCGCGGTTGATCATGGCCCGATTTTCAGTCACTCAACCATGGTATTACAAGCAGCGGCTCATGGTCAGGGCATTGCGCTGGGCAACAATGTATTGGCACAGCCTGAAATCGAGGCAGGGAGACTGGTTCCGTTATTTGATAAAGTGCTGATGACAGATAACGCTTTTTATCTGGTTTGTCATGAAAAACAGGCCAATACCGGACGTATTGCCACATTTCGCAACTGGATGTTGAATCGAGCCCGGCGGGAGCAAGAAGTGATTTTGGATGACAGCTATGACAGCGAGTCAAAACAGAGCAGTGAGTAA
- a CDS encoding alpha/beta fold hydrolase — MIDNEYQPDSEYVQLNGPSDGPVFIFAHGAGADMTHEFMDNIASGLAATGIRVIRFNFPYMIRRALEAKKFPPDRAPKLMAAFESVIQHYAAQPVVIGGKSMGGRIASHFHQHHQVKGIACLGFPFHPPGKPEKQKGEHLATCEKPCLILQGERDTFGCREEVMAMTLSPQVQVVYVPDGDHSFKPRKRSGHTEQGNLALVVEQLSEFIWSTYHEE, encoded by the coding sequence ATGATCGACAACGAATACCAACCTGATAGTGAATATGTACAGTTGAATGGGCCGAGTGATGGGCCTGTGTTTATCTTTGCCCATGGTGCCGGTGCTGATATGACGCATGAGTTTATGGATAACATTGCGAGTGGATTGGCTGCAACAGGGATTCGCGTGATTCGCTTTAATTTTCCTTACATGATTCGCAGAGCGCTGGAGGCGAAGAAGTTTCCGCCGGATCGCGCACCGAAACTGATGGCTGCTTTTGAGTCGGTCATCCAACACTATGCCGCTCAGCCAGTCGTGATTGGGGGCAAATCCATGGGCGGGCGTATTGCGAGTCACTTCCATCAGCATCATCAGGTTAAAGGCATTGCCTGCTTAGGTTTCCCGTTTCATCCTCCGGGAAAGCCAGAGAAGCAGAAGGGAGAGCATTTGGCTACATGTGAAAAGCCTTGTCTGATTTTACAAGGGGAGCGGGACACGTTTGGTTGCCGTGAGGAAGTGATGGCAATGACGCTGAGTCCGCAAGTTCAGGTTGTTTACGTGCCTGATGGCGACCATAGTTTTAAGCCTCGCAAACGTTCAGGTCATACTGAACAAGGCAATCTAGCCTTGGTGGTGGAACAATTAAGTGAGTTTATTTGGAGCACTTATCATGAAGAGTAA
- a CDS encoding DUF423 domain-containing protein yields MKSKSLFLFAACFGAFGVGLGAFASHGLKTVLSPNLLGVFEVGVRYQFIHTLALLGCGVMMSLSSQQTVQKYFYRAGICFIIGIFCFSGSLYALALTGVKWFGPITPFGGVCFIVGWVLMFVAAWNMKEVNQ; encoded by the coding sequence ATGAAGAGTAAGTCGTTATTTCTTTTTGCAGCCTGTTTTGGGGCATTTGGGGTAGGGCTGGGGGCTTTTGCTTCCCACGGTTTAAAAACAGTTTTATCACCGAATCTACTCGGGGTGTTTGAAGTCGGTGTTCGTTATCAGTTTATTCACACCCTGGCTTTATTGGGATGTGGTGTGATGATGTCACTCTCATCCCAGCAAACGGTGCAGAAATATTTTTATCGGGCAGGAATCTGTTTTATTATCGGCATCTTTTGTTTTAGCGGCAGCCTATACGCATTAGCGCTGACTGGGGTGAAATGGTTTGGTCCCATTACCCCTTTCGGGGGCGTCTGTTTTATTGTGGGATGGGTGCTGATGTTTGTCGCTGCGTGGAATATGAAAGAGGTGAATCAGTGA
- the rlmM gene encoding 23S rRNA (cytidine(2498)-2'-O)-methyltransferase RlmM, whose product MKQVMLYCRAGFEKECAGEIQDKASRIEVFGFPRLKYQTGYVLFECYQDGDADKLIREIDFQSLIFARQIFAVSATCESLPKDDRISPILQSLGDIEGLPRCGDLRVETPDTNEAKELLKFCRKFTVPLRQALRGKGILFGKDEPKKPVLHVCFVAPGHCYIGYSYTNNNSSFFMGIPRLKFPADAPSRSTLKLEEAFHVFIPRSEWDERLASGMWAVDLGACPGGWTYQLVQRSMFVHAVDNGMMADSLMDTGQVKHHMEDGFKFEPPRKNVTWLVCDMVEKPARVAQLMGEWLIRGWAKEALFNLKLPMKGRYDEVLQDIDNLKHFLKDNHVNFRLQAKHLYHDREEITVHVRSLSNISPH is encoded by the coding sequence GTGAAGCAGGTCATGCTCTATTGCCGTGCCGGTTTTGAGAAAGAATGTGCCGGAGAAATTCAGGACAAAGCAAGCCGAATCGAAGTATTCGGCTTTCCGCGTTTGAAGTATCAAACCGGATATGTGCTGTTTGAATGTTATCAGGATGGCGATGCCGATAAGCTGATTCGAGAGATCGACTTTCAAAGTCTGATTTTTGCGCGTCAGATTTTTGCAGTCAGTGCCACGTGTGAATCTTTACCGAAAGACGATCGAATCTCGCCCATTCTTCAGTCACTGGGGGACATCGAAGGGTTACCTCGCTGTGGTGATCTGCGGGTCGAAACCCCCGATACCAATGAAGCGAAAGAGTTGCTGAAATTTTGCCGTAAATTCACGGTACCGCTGCGCCAAGCATTGCGGGGGAAAGGCATTCTGTTTGGCAAAGATGAGCCGAAGAAACCAGTGCTACATGTCTGTTTTGTCGCGCCCGGTCATTGCTACATCGGTTATTCTTATACCAATAATAACTCATCGTTTTTTATGGGAATCCCACGTCTGAAATTTCCAGCGGATGCGCCGAGTCGTTCAACGCTGAAACTGGAAGAAGCATTTCATGTGTTTATTCCCCGCTCGGAATGGGATGAACGCTTAGCTTCAGGGATGTGGGCGGTTGATCTGGGCGCTTGTCCCGGTGGGTGGACCTATCAGTTGGTGCAGCGTTCGATGTTTGTTCATGCGGTCGATAATGGCATGATGGCGGATAGTCTGATGGATACCGGTCAGGTTAAACATCATATGGAAGATGGCTTCAAATTTGAGCCGCCACGTAAAAATGTCACTTGGTTAGTGTGTGATATGGTCGAGAAGCCGGCTCGCGTCGCACAACTGATGGGAGAATGGCTGATCCGCGGCTGGGCGAAAGAAGCGCTGTTTAATCTGAAATTGCCGATGAAGGGACGTTATGACGAAGTGTTACAGGATATCGATAACCTGAAGCATTTTCTGAAGGATAACCACGTCAATTTCCGGTTACAGGCCAAACATCTTTATCATGACCGGGAAGAAATTACCGTGCATGTCCGGAGCTTATCTAATATTTCTCCTCACTAA
- the xni gene encoding flap endonuclease Xni, whose product MSLHLVIIDALNLIRRVHSAQPNAEDIERTCQTTSRTLTKIIQETTPSHIIAVFDHDSEDRGWRAELLPHYKEKRQPMPDALKQNMDTIQQTWWEIGIDSLLSSGDEADDLVATLATKVASHQQQVTIISTDKGYCQLLSPTLRIRDYFQHRWLDQEFITQEFGVRPEQLCDYWALTGIHSSQVSGVPGIGPKAAKEILNQFSDIEQAYQSAELPKKYQKKLTEHIELARQCKAVATLKTDIQLGFNLQDIRFQPPERVS is encoded by the coding sequence ATGTCTCTACACCTTGTCATTATCGACGCACTGAATCTGATTCGCCGCGTTCATTCAGCACAACCCAATGCTGAAGATATTGAAAGAACGTGCCAAACAACCAGCCGGACTTTAACCAAAATTATTCAAGAAACGACCCCCTCGCATATCATTGCTGTCTTTGATCATGATTCTGAAGATCGGGGTTGGCGTGCAGAGCTGCTGCCTCACTATAAAGAAAAACGGCAACCCATGCCCGATGCGCTGAAACAAAATATGGATACCATTCAACAAACATGGTGGGAAATCGGCATCGACTCGCTGCTCTCCAGTGGGGATGAGGCTGATGATTTGGTTGCCACACTAGCGACCAAAGTCGCCAGTCATCAGCAACAAGTGACGATCATTTCAACCGATAAGGGTTACTGTCAGTTGCTCTCTCCAACGCTGAGGATTCGGGATTATTTCCAGCACCGATGGCTGGATCAAGAATTTATCACCCAAGAATTCGGGGTACGCCCTGAACAGCTTTGTGATTACTGGGCACTCACGGGGATTCATTCCAGCCAGGTCAGTGGAGTACCGGGGATTGGCCCGAAGGCCGCGAAGGAAATCCTTAATCAGTTTAGCGATATTGAACAGGCCTATCAAAGTGCCGAGCTACCGAAGAAATACCAGAAAAAACTCACAGAACATATTGAACTGGCACGTCAGTGCAAAGCCGTTGCAACCCTCAAAACTGATATCCAGTTGGGATTTAATTTGCAGGATATCCGCTTTCAACCACCCGAGAGAGTGTCGTAA
- the ppnN gene encoding nucleotide 5'-monophosphate nucleosidase PpnN, whose protein sequence is MITHISPTGSMDLLSQIEVERLKKTASSGDLYQLYRNCTLAVLNSGSHTDSSKELLDKYQNFDVNVLRRERGIKLELIEPPEHAFVDGEIIKGIQEHLCSVLRDIVYVNMHVADSKRYHQVDSVYNTNLVFDILRNARTLVPGLTPNLVVCWGGHSINPVEYQYTREVGNELGLRELNICTGCGPGAMEGPMKGAAIGHAKQRYKNARYIGLTEPSIIAAEPPNPIVNELIIMPDIEKRLEAFVRMAHGIVIFPGGPGTAEELLYILGIMMHPDNAEQPFPIILTGPKGSEDYFNSIDQFISETLGEAARKHYQIIIDDPARVARKMNESMPVVRQFRKAHGDAYSFNWSLKIDPEFQLPFVPTHHAMANLDLHMNQKPEVLAANLRKAFSGIVAGNVKAEGIREIEQHGPFIIDGEPAIMQKMDKLLKDFVKQNRMKLPGGQAYEPCYKIANK, encoded by the coding sequence ATGATTACTCATATCAGCCCAACCGGAAGTATGGACCTGCTCTCGCAGATTGAAGTTGAACGCCTGAAAAAAACCGCATCCAGCGGGGATCTATACCAACTTTACAGAAACTGTACACTGGCTGTTTTGAATTCTGGCAGCCACACCGACAGCTCTAAAGAGTTGCTGGATAAATATCAGAACTTTGATGTCAACGTCCTCAGACGCGAACGGGGGATAAAACTAGAACTTATTGAACCACCTGAACATGCCTTCGTGGATGGCGAAATCATCAAAGGGATTCAAGAACACCTTTGTTCCGTGTTACGGGACATTGTTTATGTCAACATGCATGTCGCAGACAGCAAACGCTACCATCAGGTCGATTCCGTCTATAACACCAATTTGGTATTCGATATCTTACGTAACGCCCGGACTCTTGTCCCCGGACTGACGCCAAACCTAGTGGTCTGCTGGGGCGGACATTCAATCAATCCGGTTGAATACCAATATACCCGCGAAGTCGGCAATGAACTCGGACTACGCGAGCTCAATATCTGTACTGGCTGTGGTCCGGGAGCGATGGAAGGTCCGATGAAAGGCGCAGCAATCGGCCATGCAAAACAGCGTTATAAAAATGCACGCTATATTGGCCTGACCGAGCCTTCAATCATCGCAGCAGAGCCACCAAACCCGATCGTGAATGAGCTGATCATCATGCCAGACATCGAGAAGCGTCTGGAAGCATTTGTCCGCATGGCGCACGGTATTGTGATTTTCCCCGGCGGCCCCGGTACGGCTGAAGAACTGTTATATATCCTTGGCATCATGATGCATCCGGATAATGCCGAACAACCATTCCCGATTATTCTGACTGGCCCGAAAGGTAGTGAAGACTATTTCAATTCGATTGATCAATTTATTAGTGAAACGTTGGGAGAAGCAGCTCGTAAACACTATCAGATTATCATTGATGATCCGGCGCGAGTCGCGCGCAAAATGAATGAGTCAATGCCCGTTGTCCGCCAATTCAGAAAAGCGCATGGTGATGCGTACAGTTTCAACTGGTCACTCAAAATCGATCCAGAGTTTCAGTTACCATTTGTGCCGACTCATCATGCAATGGCGAACCTTGATCTGCATATGAACCAGAAACCCGAAGTACTTGCCGCAAATCTACGTAAGGCATTTTCAGGCATTGTAGCAGGGAACGTCAAAGCGGAAGGTATTCGGGAAATCGAACAACATGGGCCTTTCATCATCGATGGGGAGCCGGCAATCATGCAGAAAATGGACAAGCTCTTGAAAGACTTCGTCAAACAAAACCGCATGAAACTGCCCGGCGGACAGGCTTATGAGCCCTGCTATAAAATTGCCAACAAGTAG